In Acidobacteriota bacterium, the following proteins share a genomic window:
- a CDS encoding isocitrate lyase/phosphoenolpyruvate mutase family protein: protein MNITQDEKAVRFRALHEGPGAFVIPNPWDVATARALAGLGFHALATSSAASACVVGRKDHGLTRDEVLAHARLIVNATDLPVSGDLGKGFGDAPDSAAETVRLAAEAGLVGCTIEDATSKPDRPLYDDNLAVERIAAAAQAAHEFPFPFMLAARAHNFLYADPSLDDTIRRLQAFEKAGADVLFAPGLPDLDSVRIVCEAISKPFNFMVGIKGKSFSVLELAAAGVKRISLATSLYRAAMTGFLDAAHEVIETGKFTFVDRSVTTHGLNKLMGI from the coding sequence ATGAATATTACCCAGGACGAGAAGGCAGTTCGGTTTCGCGCACTACATGAAGGCCCTGGCGCCTTCGTTATTCCTAACCCGTGGGATGTCGCCACAGCCCGGGCTCTCGCTGGCCTTGGCTTTCACGCATTGGCAACGTCGAGCGCAGCATCCGCCTGTGTGGTAGGTCGAAAAGACCACGGACTAACGCGAGACGAGGTGCTGGCGCACGCACGCCTGATTGTTAATGCGACAGATTTGCCCGTCTCGGGAGATCTGGGGAAGGGGTTTGGTGATGCGCCGGATAGCGCGGCGGAGACAGTGCGCCTTGCGGCCGAAGCAGGCCTCGTCGGGTGCACTATCGAAGATGCGACGAGCAAGCCAGATCGTCCGCTTTACGATGACAATCTGGCGGTTGAAAGGATTGCCGCTGCTGCGCAAGCTGCGCACGAATTCCCCTTCCCGTTCATGCTTGCCGCCCGGGCGCATAATTTCCTCTATGCCGATCCAAGCCTGGATGACACCATCCGCCGCCTTCAGGCCTTTGAAAAGGCGGGAGCCGATGTATTGTTTGCTCCCGGCCTGCCGGACCTCGACTCTGTGCGGATTGTTTGTGAGGCAATTTCGAAGCCTTTCAATTTCATGGTTGGAATTAAAGGGAAATCATTTTCAGTGCTGGAACTCGCGGCGGCAGGAGTCAAGCGCATCAGCCTTGCCACCTCACTTTATCGCGCGGCCATGACCGGTTTTCTCGATGCTGCACATGAAGTGATCGAGACTGGCAAGTTCACATTCGTCGATCGGAGCGTGACAACGCATGGCCTGAACAAGCTCATGGGGATCTGA